The nucleotide window ATGTCGGCGGCCGTGCTCTCGCCGATGTCCGCCGTGTTCGAGAGCTCGCCCGGGCTCGCCACCGCGATGCCCTGATAGGAGTCGAACCCCGATTCGGTGAGCTTGTCCGCGGTCGCGGGACCGACGCCCGGCAGGCTCTCTAGATCTTCGGTTGCTGCCATACGACCGGGTTGTGCGGCTTCGGTGATAAAGCCTCGTTAACAGCTCGGCGAAAGTGAAGCGAGGAGTGTGTCGCTCACTCCCAGGGGTGAGTTCCGGTGTCGGGCCAGAGCGGATACCAGTACTCCTTGTCACCCTCCACGTCGAGCTCGCCGTCGAGGACGGATTCGAGTTTGAACTCCACGGACGACTCGCGCTCGTTGCCCGGGCGCGGCGCGAACGGGTAGTACGCCCCCCGGCGGAACGAGTAGACCCAGTAGACGGGCCCGCTCTTCTCGAAGCCGAACAGTGCCGCGAGCAGCCGCGAGCCGTAGCCGCGCTCGATGAGCGTGTCGGCGGCGAAGTGCACACTCGTCACGAGATCCTCGAAGTCCGAGTCTTCGAGCACGACCCACTCGTAGCCGTGCGAGTCGTCGACGAATCGGGCTTCGGTCCCTGTCTCGACTTCGCCCGCCTCTAGGATGGCCTCCACCTCCTCGACCGTGTCGGCGAAATCCGTGCTGTCGACGCCCGAAAAGCAGAGCGCGGCCACATCCGCCGGCTCGAAGCCGAGATCGGCCTCCATCGTGAGGTGGGCCGTGCTCATCCCGAAGAGGTCCTCGGGGTCCGCATCGCGCGTCGCGTCGGCCTCCGCGCTCATCCCGAGCGCCGATCGCAATCCGTCGAGAAGTCCCATGCCCACGATCCGTGCGCCAGTGGTAAAAGTCGACGCTCTTGCCGAGTCTGGTGAAACAGTCGCGGAGGAACTACAGCATCCCGCCGTATGCTAGTGGATGTGCTCCAACGGACAGCTTTCGGCGGGATGCTCCAGGAAGTTGTTGAGCGCCAAGCAATAGTGTTCCGCCCCGAGCCGCTCGACGCCATCGTCGAGCGGCGCTGCAAGCGTGCGTGGGAGCAGGCTCCCTGTCCCGAGTGTGGGGAAACAGCTCTCCAGACTCGGGACGGCAGTCCTCGAGTCTGGTGTCGTAACTGCCGCTATAGCTTCACATACACCCGAAACACGCCGTT belongs to Halococcus qingdaonensis and includes:
- the pspAB gene encoding PspA-associated protein PspAB, with translation MGLLDGLRSALGMSAEADATRDADPEDLFGMSTAHLTMEADLGFEPADVAALCFSGVDSTDFADTVEEVEAILEAGEVETGTEARFVDDSHGYEWVVLEDSDFEDLVTSVHFAADTLIERGYGSRLLAALFGFEKSGPVYWVYSFRRGAYYPFAPRPGNERESSVEFKLESVLDGELDVEGDKEYWYPLWPDTGTHPWE